The Paenibacillus sophorae genome has a segment encoding these proteins:
- a CDS encoding tripartite tricarboxylate transporter substrate binding protein codes for MTTLNKKLSRLLPLSLALLFLISGCGTNSAKSGAGASAGAGGETAVPAASQAASASSAYADYPNRPIEYVVPFSAGGGVDLVARTVVEGLSKEWGQPIEIVNKPGAGGATGAQYALKQAANDGYTVLADNVASTTMLQAGSAAAPLLLSDHEFAARVVTDAPVFVVAADAPWKDFREFSDWAKANPEKLTWTSVGPAGFSTFAVAEWLKAIGADFSKTRMVATKGASESLPLVAGGNAVLAVHTVNETSTLVKAGKLKVLAILAPERSPYYPDVPTTAEQGVEGLSVSWWTGMSFPKGTPQEIVKKWEDGVSKLSQDPDFIEKLKKLQLDPNVLTGQEFTDFVNKEAEYYTGLATQTGIRK; via the coding sequence ATGACAACATTGAACAAAAAGCTTTCCCGGCTGCTGCCGTTATCTCTGGCGCTGCTGTTTCTGATCTCCGGCTGCGGGACTAACTCCGCGAAGTCCGGAGCAGGCGCGTCCGCCGGGGCGGGCGGCGAAACGGCGGTTCCCGCCGCCTCGCAGGCTGCGTCGGCTTCCTCGGCCTACGCCGATTATCCGAACCGGCCCATCGAATATGTGGTGCCTTTCTCTGCCGGAGGCGGCGTGGACCTGGTGGCCCGGACGGTCGTGGAAGGGCTCAGCAAGGAATGGGGGCAGCCGATTGAAATTGTCAACAAGCCCGGAGCAGGCGGCGCCACCGGCGCGCAGTACGCGCTCAAACAGGCGGCCAATGACGGCTACACGGTGCTTGCGGATAATGTGGCGAGCACGACCATGCTCCAGGCCGGATCTGCCGCGGCGCCGCTTCTCTTGAGTGACCATGAATTCGCGGCTCGCGTCGTCACGGACGCTCCCGTCTTCGTGGTCGCCGCCGACGCGCCTTGGAAGGACTTCCGCGAATTTTCAGATTGGGCGAAGGCCAACCCCGAGAAGCTGACCTGGACCAGCGTCGGGCCTGCCGGTTTCTCCACATTTGCCGTAGCCGAATGGTTGAAAGCAATCGGGGCCGACTTCTCCAAGACCCGGATGGTCGCCACCAAAGGCGCGTCCGAGTCCCTGCCCCTTGTCGCCGGAGGCAATGCGGTTCTAGCTGTGCATACCGTCAATGAGACGTCCACCCTGGTCAAGGCGGGCAAGCTGAAGGTGCTGGCGATCCTGGCTCCCGAGCGCAGTCCGTATTATCCCGATGTTCCCACAACCGCCGAGCAGGGCGTGGAGGGTTTGTCCGTTTCCTGGTGGACGGGCATGAGCTTTCCTAAAGGCACTCCGCAGGAGATTGTGAAGAAATGGGAGGACGGAGTATCCAAGCTGTCGCAGGACCCCGATTTTATTGAGAAGCTCAAGAAGCTGCAGCTTGACCCGAATGTGCTGACGGGGCAGGAGTTTACGGATTTCGTGAACAAAGAAGCAGAGTATTACACCGGTCTGGCTACCCAGACGGGAATACGCAAGTGA
- a CDS encoding tripartite tricarboxylate transporter permease, with protein MSNLSMLLDGFGHALTPMNLLMAAIGVLVGTFVGVLPGLGPTSSIAILLPVTAVLEPTQAIIMLAGIYYGAMYGGSTTAILLNIPGEASSVPTCLDGYPLAQQGRGGPALGIAAIASFIAGVLGVLGLVLFAPVLASQALRFGPPEMFAVLLLTLVIMMGMTGGRFVKSAVMGLAGIALSLIGLGANSGMYRFTLGWGPLEGGLDMVSILIGLFSIAEVMRGISEKKTAISAGNIGSVYPGRKDLKQSASSIAAGGLIGFFMGLLPGCSAAVTSFLSYDFAKRISRRRHLFGKGAIEGVAAPEAANNATSSAGFIPLFALGIPSSPPLAVLLAGLMIYGLTPGPMLFEQKGSFVWTVIASMFIGNVMLLVLNLPLVGIWAKLTRVPFSILAPVILLLSMVGAYTVRNNLFDVQVAVVFGIAGYFLQKHDWPIMPLILCFILGPLMEQSFLQSMAISGGSLGIFFQRGLSVAFIIAAAAMLIFSLYMVRRTKKRICEERGDSLSIVNAEA; from the coding sequence ATGAGTAATTTATCCATGCTGCTGGACGGCTTCGGCCATGCTCTTACGCCGATGAACCTGCTGATGGCGGCCATAGGGGTGCTCGTGGGCACCTTTGTCGGCGTGCTGCCGGGACTTGGCCCGACCTCGTCGATCGCCATTCTGCTGCCGGTAACGGCGGTCCTCGAACCGACGCAGGCGATTATCATGCTGGCGGGCATTTATTACGGGGCGATGTACGGAGGATCGACGACCGCCATACTGCTTAATATTCCGGGCGAAGCCTCGTCCGTCCCGACTTGTCTGGACGGGTATCCGCTGGCGCAACAGGGCAGGGGCGGGCCGGCGCTCGGCATTGCGGCAATCGCCTCCTTTATCGCTGGCGTGCTGGGCGTACTCGGCCTCGTCCTGTTCGCTCCCGTGCTGGCCAGCCAAGCGCTGCGTTTCGGCCCGCCGGAAATGTTCGCCGTTCTTCTCCTGACGCTGGTTATCATGATGGGAATGACCGGGGGACGCTTCGTTAAATCGGCGGTCATGGGCCTAGCCGGCATTGCCTTGTCGTTGATCGGGCTTGGCGCGAACTCCGGCATGTACCGGTTCACCTTGGGCTGGGGACCGCTGGAAGGGGGGCTCGATATGGTGAGCATTTTGATCGGCCTCTTCTCCATCGCCGAAGTGATGCGGGGCATATCCGAGAAGAAGACCGCGATTTCGGCCGGCAATATCGGCAGCGTCTATCCGGGCCGCAAGGACCTGAAGCAGAGCGCTTCCTCCATAGCCGCAGGCGGGCTAATCGGTTTCTTTATGGGCCTGCTCCCCGGCTGTTCGGCGGCCGTAACTTCCTTTTTGTCTTATGATTTCGCCAAAAGAATCTCGCGGCGGCGCCATCTGTTCGGGAAAGGAGCCATCGAAGGCGTGGCCGCGCCCGAAGCTGCCAATAACGCGACCAGCTCTGCCGGATTTATTCCGCTGTTCGCGCTGGGCATTCCTTCTTCGCCGCCGCTGGCCGTGCTGCTTGCCGGACTCATGATCTACGGGCTGACGCCGGGACCGATGCTGTTCGAGCAGAAAGGAAGCTTTGTGTGGACCGTCATTGCGAGCATGTTCATCGGCAATGTCATGCTGCTGGTGCTTAACCTGCCGCTGGTGGGAATTTGGGCCAAATTGACCCGGGTGCCGTTCTCGATTCTTGCGCCGGTGATTCTTCTGCTCAGCATGGTCGGCGCCTACACGGTGCGCAACAATCTGTTCGATGTTCAGGTGGCCGTTGTCTTCGGCATCGCCGGTTATTTCCTGCAAAAGCATGATTGGCCGATCATGCCGCTCATTCTCTGCTTCATTCTCGGTCCCTTAATGGAGCAGTCGTTTTTGCAGTCTATGGCGATTTCCGGTGGAAGTCTCGGCATCTTTTTTCAAAGAGGGCTGTCGGTCGCCTTCATTATCGCCGCAGCGGCCATGCTGATCTTTTCCCTGTACATGGTCCGCCGCACCAAAAAAAGAATTTGCGAGGAACGCGGCGATTCGCTCAGCATCGTCAATGCTGAAGCGTAA
- a CDS encoding tripartite tricarboxylate transporter TctB family protein — MKSVADRSAGVLAILAGCLSLREAYRLYPYHVSLLGGDHVFPAFIGGGLALAGIWLALFPGEAVRQDGGEQAIRRFLPKTGLIPLLLLIYTFLLPWAGYPAATSLAAALLFRLLGTGRWWRCAVYALLLTAGLYLIFIEWLHTPFPAGTVWQSSRR, encoded by the coding sequence ATGAAAAGCGTGGCCGACCGCTCTGCCGGAGTGCTTGCCATTCTGGCCGGCTGTCTTTCTCTTCGCGAAGCTTACCGTTTGTATCCTTATCATGTCAGTCTGCTAGGTGGAGACCACGTGTTTCCCGCCTTCATCGGAGGCGGACTGGCATTGGCCGGCATCTGGCTGGCGCTGTTTCCCGGAGAAGCCGTACGGCAGGACGGCGGGGAGCAAGCTATCCGCCGCTTTCTTCCAAAGACGGGCCTCATTCCGCTTTTGCTGCTTATTTACACTTTCCTTCTTCCTTGGGCGGGTTATCCGGCGGCCACCTCTCTTGCCGCAGCGCTTCTGTTTCGCCTGCTGGGCACCGGAAGATGGTGGCGCTGCGCGGTCTACGCTCTGCTGCTGACGGCCGGGCTCTACCTGATCTTTATCGAATGGCTGCATACTCCGTTTCCCGCCGGAACGGTATGGCAGTCTTCAAGGAGGTGA
- a CDS encoding GntR family transcriptional regulator, which produces MANLIRIDNANLLEKTYGILKELIIKREFPPEHKLAIPELSAQLGVSRTPIRDALGRLEMDGLVKTVPKVGTFVVGITSENVLEIMDTRLMIELWVVEKLASGTAALTQEVAANLEKIHETSVYIVNTSRLENYHEGDYNLHFHMEFLKLGGNRNIQNIYHNTMNYRYLAMKSYLITKEMVLHSLKQHRQIIDALKAGSHDDLKQVVSEHLEDAKIRLYKNINLNGGLI; this is translated from the coding sequence ATGGCAAATCTGATTCGAATCGACAATGCCAATCTGCTGGAGAAAACGTATGGCATTTTAAAAGAACTGATCATCAAAAGGGAATTCCCGCCCGAGCACAAGCTGGCCATACCGGAATTATCCGCCCAGCTCGGCGTAAGCCGGACGCCGATCCGCGACGCGCTGGGCCGGCTGGAAATGGACGGATTGGTTAAGACCGTACCGAAGGTCGGCACTTTTGTCGTCGGCATTACTTCCGAAAACGTGCTGGAGATTATGGACACTCGCCTGATGATTGAGCTGTGGGTTGTGGAGAAGCTGGCTTCGGGAACGGCCGCGCTTACACAGGAGGTTGCCGCAAATCTGGAAAAAATCCATGAAACCTCCGTGTATATCGTCAACACCTCGAGGCTGGAAAACTATCACGAAGGAGATTACAATCTTCATTTTCATATGGAGTTTCTGAAGCTGGGCGGGAACCGGAATATTCAAAATATTTATCATAACACGATGAACTACCGGTACCTGGCGATGAAATCGTACCTGATTACAAAGGAAATGGTCCTTCATTCCCTTAAGCAGCACAGGCAGATTATCGACGCCCTTAAGGCGGGGTCTCACGATGATTTAAAGCAGGTGGTGAGCGAACATCTGGAGGACGCGAAAATACGGCTGTACAAAAACATCAATCTGAACGGCGGGCTGATCTAG